The segment GGTACAGCGCGGCAGGTTCGTCACCGTACTGGCCCTCCATGGCGGCGAGCTTGGTGGGCTGCTCTTCTGCCACGCCGACGGCGGTGGAGTGAGCCGACACCAGCAGAAGCGCGGTCGCGATGCAGCCGACCACGGCGCCGACCTTGGCGGTCTTGACGGCGAAGTCCTTGTGGCGGCCCTTCAGCAGGTAGTAGCCCGCGATGGCGATGGACACGAACGCGCCCAGAACCAGCAGGGACAGAACCGTGTGCGAGTAGCGCGCGGCGGTAGACGGGTTGAACGCGGCTGCGAAGAAGTCGGTGATGATCGCCTTCGAGCCGTCGGCCGCGAGCTCGGCTCCGGCCGGCGTCTGCATCCAGGAGTTCGCAATGAGGATCCAGAGAGCGGAGAGCATGGAGCCGCCCCAGACCAGCCATGCGGACACCATGTAGAACTTACGCGACACGCGCTTGCGCCCGAACAGCAGCACTCCCAGGAAAACCGACTCGAGGAAGAACGCGAACAGGGCCTCGGCCGCCAGCGGCGCACCGAAGATGTCGCCCACGAAGCGCGAGTAGTTCGCCCAGTTCGTTCCGAACGAGAATTCCATGGTGATGCCCGTGGCAACACCGATTGCGAAAGTAGTAGTGAAGATCTTCAGCCAGAAATTCGCGGCGGCCGCGTCCTCCTGTTTGCCCGAGCGGTAATGCTTCGTTTCGAAGATCGCGACGATCAGGCCAAGGCCGATCGACAGCGGCACGAACACGAAATGAAACGCTACCGTAAACGCAAACTGGATGCGCGAAAGCGTAACGACGTCGGTAAAGATATCCATACTGCACCTCCCCTTTCTTATCCCTTTTCGATTGCTTTCCCCAGACAAAAACGCATGCAATCGAATTGCATGCAGTAATGCCTGCACCCATCAATTATTCCCGCTTTCAACCGATCCCGCAAGGGCTTAAAGATATCATTTCCCCAGATCAGAGACATTGAACAGTATATTCTGATATGGATGATAATCATCTGTTTCGCAACTATCGAGCATTATTGAACGTTTTTAACTTATTCGTTTAATTTCTCGTAGGGCATCGAAGTCTTTTTGGCCCTTTTTCAGGGAATGTGTATGTTTTCTGACCGTTCGGTCATTTTTATGGCGACGCCGCAGCTCGGATCTATACTCTTCAAAAACTGATCAGTCGGTATAAAAGGAGAACCGTGAACGCGAAATCGAAACGCATCGTGCATGGGGCGAACATCACGCCCTACGCCGAAGGAGGGGCCGTCCTCAGCTGCGAGGGCCTTACCCTCAGCACGCTTCTGGGAACCCCCTACCACGACGTGAGCCTCGAGGTTCGCCAGGGAGACACGTTCGCCGTCTGCGGAAAGAACGGGTCGGGGAAAACCGCCCTGCTGCTCACCCTCGCTGGGCGCATGAAGTTCTCGAAGGGCAGCCTGCGCATCCTGGACTACCGCCTCCCCCGCCAATCCGCAAAGGCGCAGAGGCGCGTGGGACTCGGGCTGTTCGAAGGCTTGAACGACCTTCCGAGCACGCAGAAAACGGCCGACGCCGTCGCCGCCGAATTCGAGCTGTATGGACGCCGCCCGGCCAAGGCCGACGTCGCATCCTACCTCGCAGAGTGGGGGCTCGACGGGGAGATGTCGAAGGCCATAGGCGACCTCACCTCGAAAAAGCTGGTCGAATTGGGGGTCGCGCTCGCCTGGGTGGGCCACCCCGACATCATCGTGGTCGACGACATCGAAAGCGAGCTGACGCTCGACCAGTCCTTCGCCATCCTCGATAACATCAAGCGCTTCTCCAAGGCCCGCAACGCCACCGTCCTCGTCGGCGTTCTCGAGCCGGAGCTGGCCGCAGCGGCGGATGACGCGTACTACCTCAGCGAAAGGAGCTAGGCCAATGGCTTTCAAGGGCTTAAGGTTCGCCGTGTCCGAAGTGAAGAACAACATGTCGGGCGGCGTCATGAAGGTCGTGATCGCAGCCATCGGCGTGATCCCGCTGCTGTACGGGGCGCTGTACCTCTACGCGTTCATGGACCCCTACAAAACCCTCGACACCGTGCCCGTCGCCGTGGTCATCGAGGACCGGGGAGCCGTCATCGACGGCGAGCAGCGCAACGTCGGACAGCAGGTCAAAGAGCGCCTTCAAGATTCCGACGAGGGATTCCAATGGAACTTCGTCGATGCGAACGAGGCCGAGCGGGGGCTTGAGGACGGCGCCTACTACATGGTCGCCACCATCCCGTCCGACTTCACTGAAAAGATAGCCACAGCCGAAACCGACGAGCCCGAGCGCGCCAGCATGCTGGTAACTTACAACGAGGCCACCAACATGCTGGCCTCCCAGCTGGGATCGAGCGCCTGGAAGCAGGTGCGCAGCCAGGTGAGCGAGGCCGTGGTGCAGGAGTATTGGGAAACCGCCTACGGCAGCATCAACAGCGGGGCCGACGATCTGGGGCAAGCCGTGGACGGGGCCCGGCAGATCGCAGACGGGGCCGAGACCGCGCAGGACGGGGCCGACCAGCTTTCCGACGGGGCCTTCACCCTGCGCACCGCCCTCGGAACGCTGGCAGACGGCCTGAGCACCCTGTCTTCGGGCGCAAGCGAACTGAAGGGCGCGACGAGCTCGCTCGTCGCGGGAACGTCCAAGCTCCAAAGCGGCGCCGACCAGCTTTCCAGCGGAGCGGGCCAAGTCGCCTCGGGAGCCAGCCAACTGAAGAGCCAGGGCACCGAAAAGATAGCGAACGGCGCCGATCAGCTGAGGACGCAGGGCACCGCGCCCCTATCCTCCGGAGCAGACCAGCTGCGGGAGGCCACCGCGGCCCTTCCCACATCCGACCAGGTTGCGCAGCTGCAAGCTGCGGACAACCAGCTCAAAGAGGGGCTGTCGTCCCTATCGGCCAAGGTGGGGACGTCCTCCGACACCGACTCGACCACCCTGTTCGGCGGCGTCAACCAGCTGGCAAGCGGAGCCCAGCAGGTATCTTCCGGAGCCGACCAGCTGAAGGGCGGCGCCGACGCGCTGGTGGCCGGCATCGGATCGTCCGGGGATTCCGGCACGTCCACGCTCTACGGGCTGAGCAACAGCGAGTCCGCAGCCATCGACGCGGCGCTTGCGACCTTGCAGGGCTCGGGCAACACCGATGCCGCCACCCAGCAGGCCATCGCCTACCTCAAGGGAGCGCAGCAGGCGGCGTCGGGAGTGAGGACCGCCGAGGGAAGGATCGCCGCCGGTGCAGCCGGGCTGCAATCGGGGCTGAACGGTCTTTCCTCCGGAGCCGGCAACCTCTCCCAGGGCCTGGTGTCGCTGCAGACGAACATGAACCTGCTCTCGGATGCGGCAGGGCAGCTGAAAGGCGGATACGATACGCTTTCTAGCACGGTGTCCCCCCTGATCACAGGAGCGCCCGCCCTGAAAAGCGCTATCGGCCAGTTGGCAAGCGGGGCGAGCCAGGTCGATGCCAAGATGCAGGCCCTCGCACAGGGAGCCGGCGAGGTCGACGCGAACATGCAGTCCCTCGTTTCGGGAAGCCGCCAGGTGGCAGACGGTGCCGACAGCGCCGCCGCGGGCGCAAGCGAGCTGGTCGGCGGAGCAGTGAAGCTCGATGACGGGGCCGCCAAGCTGGCTAACGGCGCGCAAACCGCCGCCGACGGATCAGGCAAGGCCGAAGACGGAGCCGCGACCCTAGCCGAAAACGAGCTGAAGCTCGCAGACGGCCTGGGAGACCTGACGGACGGATCGAGCGAGCTGGCGTCGGCGCTGGCCGATGCGCAGGACTCGATGCGCATCGACAACGTGCAGGCGCGCTCGGAGATGATGAGCTCGCCGGTCGAGCTCGACGAGAGCCGCTACACCGACGTGCTGAACTACGGGACCGGCTTCGCGCCCTACTTCATCTCGCTTGCTCTGTGGGTTGGCGCGCTCATGGTGGGCTTCATCTTCAAGCCGCTGAACAACCGCCTCATCCTCTCGGGAGCTCATCCGGTCATGGTCGCGTTCTCCAGCTTCATGCCCTTGGCGGTCATGGCCATCATCCAGGCGCTCCTGTTGCTGGCGACCCTGCAGTTCGGCCTGCGCCTCCAGATCGACAACGTCGCGGCGTTCTACCTGATCGGGATCTTGGTCGCCCTGGTGTTCGCAGCGCTCATGCAGCTCATCTTCGCGGCTCTCAAAGTGCCGGGGCGCGTCGTGGCCATCGTCTTCCTCATGCTGCAGCTCACCAGCGCGGCGGGAACCTTCCCCATCGAGATGACGCCGCCGTTCTTCCAGGCCATCAGCCCGTTCATGCCCATGACGTACTCGGTCGCATCGCTGCGCCAGGCCATGGCCGGCCTCGACACCGCCGCCATGCTGGGCGCCGCCGCCGTCCTTGCGGGGATCGGCATCGCCAGCTTCGCGGGAACCGTGCTGGTCGCGCGGGCCAAGCGCAACGTGACCATGACCGACCTCCATCCCGCCATATCGCTTAGTTAGAATCTCGGCTAGAATGAGCGCATGATGATGAAGAAATCCGAACAGACCAGAGGGCGGCTTCTCGAAGCCGCCCTGCGCGTGATAAGCCGCAAGGGCTACAGCGCCGCCACCGTCGACGAGATCGTCAAGGAAGCGGGCGTGTCCAAGGGCGTCGCCTACTACCACTTCAAAAGCAAAGAGGATATCGGGAGCAGCATCCTCGCCATCCGCACCGAGCAGATCTTCGAAGAGCTGAAGTCGTGCGCGGGCGAGAAGGATGCGGCCGGGGCGCTGGCCGCCATGCTGGGCAAGTTCGTCGACATCGCCTTCGACGACCGCTCGTTCACCCGCTTCCTCATGAACGAGCTGTGGCGCGAAGGGCGCACCTGGTCGAACGACATGCGGCAGAAGATCGAGGCGATCATCGAGCTTCTGGCCGAACAGGTCGAGCGCGGCAAAGCCGACGGGCTGTTCCGGGAATCCCTCGATCCCGCCTTCGTGGCGAACGGCATCCTGGGGCTCATCATCACCGACACCCTGTACGCCACCGGCCCCGACGGCGAGCCGACCGTGTCGAAAGACCAGTTCCGCGCCCGCATCTCCGACTTCGTCAGCCACGCGCTCCTCAAGTAGGAAAGGCTTCCCCCAAGAGCAACGCCCGCTCGCCGCATCCACGCGCACCCGCGCCCCGCTCGAAGGCGCGCCGCACTCGGGCAGGGCGCATGCCCAGCGCCCCGAGCGGACGCTACCCCTCGTCCCCGAAATCAAGCACGAGCGGAGCGTGGTTGCGCCGCGCCTCGACGGGCGGCAGCTCCATCCAGTCGTCGCCGTACATGATGGAGAGATGGCGCTCTGGATCGGCCGGCCCGAAGAACTCGCATCCCTCGAACGGGATGGGGGCGACACGCCCGAACCCCTCGGCGGGCAGGGCGATCGAAGGCCATGCGAGGGCGACGTACTCGCTTCCCGGCGATTCGGTTCCGCGCGCCGCCTCGCGCTCGAACCGCTCGACGAGGCGGCGGTGGTCGCACGCAAGCCCCAGGACCGTATGCGCAACCCGGCAGGCCGCCTTTTCAGCAGTGCCGAGGAGCCCCGTGTGCGGAACCCCGACGCGGCCCGAATGCAGCAGGTACAGCTCGCTTTGCAGCGCTCGGCACCGTGCGCGCTGGCGGCGGGCGACCCCGGGGTCGGAATGCATGACGTCGTAGGGGAAAATGTCGATGAATATACCCTGGTCGAAGCCGGCATCAAGCGTCTCTTGGGTATGGAAGCGCGTTCCCGTTCGGCAAACCTTGCCGAACATGCCCGCCTGCTGTGCGCACGTGCGGGGGTCGGACACCGCATAGCGCTCCCCCAGCGCCCGGGGCGCCACCTCCATGAAGCGCTCGTAGTCGGCGCGCGACATCCCCAGGTCGATGTCGTCGTCCCACGGAATGAAACCCCCGTGGCGCACCGCACCCAGAAGCGTTCCGCTGTCGAGGAAGTACGCGATCCCCTCGGCACGGCACACGCGGTCGATATCCTTCAGCATCTCCAGCTGGAAAAGCTGGAGCCTGCGCAGCGTCTCCGGATCGTAGCTCATGCTCGCCCATCCTCCGTCGGTTCCATAGATTCGCCTGCCAATCTGCGGTAATACTCTTCAAGCCACGCCGCGGTGCGCACGATGTCGAATCCCGCCGCGCGCACCGCCTGCACCCCGGACGCGCGTTCGAGGGGGTGCTCGAGCGCGCAGACCATGGCGTCGGCCCACGCCTGCGGGCCCTGCGCCAGATCGAGCCTGGTCGCGATGCGGCCGTCCATCACCGACAGCTCCGGCACGCCGGTCGACAGCAGCGCAGGCACGCCCGCGGCCTGCGCTTCGATGGCCGACATGGCCAAACCCTCGGACAGCGAGGGGAACACGAACAGGTCGAACGCCTTCTGCAGACGCGCCACGTCGTCGGTCACGCCCCAGAACACCACGTCGTCTGCGCATCCGCTTTGCACCGCATGCGCCCTCACCTCGTCTTCCAGCGCACCACGACCCACCAGCACCAGCAGGGCCTCGGGCACGCGCCGTCTGAACCGCGCGAAGGCCTCGATCAGAAAGCGATGGTTCTTCACCGGGTCGAAGCGCCCCACATGGCCCACCACGACGCGATCCGCCCAGCCCAGCTCGTCTTTGACCGCTGCGTGGCCGCGCTCGTCGCACTGAAACGCCGCCACATCGATCGCGTTTCTCAGCACAGAGAACCGATCCCCTTCGACCACCGCGCGACCGAACCGGTCGATCCCCGCTTCGAGCGAGCACGCGAGAAACCCGTCGGCCTGAAACCTCACGGGAAGCGACAGCACGCGGAACAGCGCTTCGGTCGGGGAAAGGGGGAAATGCCGCGCGTGGCTGTGCGCGATGGCGATCTTGCCCGCCCGACGAGCCTCGGGCAGGTAGATGAGCGCGCTGCTTCCGATGTGCCCATGGACGATCGCATGCTCGGGATGCCGATCGAGGAAGCCGCGGCACGCCTTGCGGTACGCCCGCGCATTGGCCACCGTGAAGCGCGGCAGCTCCCGGAACACCGAGCCGCCCAGGTCGGCAATCTCTTCGTCGTAATCGCAGGCGCGCTGCTCGTGGACGAGGAAGTCGAACTGGATCCGATCGCGATCGATCGCGCGGTACAGGTTCATGATCATGGTTTCGGCACCACCGCGATCCATAGCGCCGATCACCTGGAGAACACGCATGTCGCACCTTCCTCGAATCAAACGGGCCCCGACGCGCCCGCACGACGGCAAGCCCTGGAGCCGGCCGCTACCGCCCTTCTTCGGAGCCGGCGGGGAACTTCCGCAGCTTTCGCACGATGAACAGCAGCAGCACCCCGGCACCCAGCGCGCAGGCGGCCATGCCCGCGAAGCTCACGCCGTTCATATCCCATATCCTGACGAACGGGTAGCTGAAAGCGGCGACCGACGCGAAGGCCACCAGGTTGCCGATCAGGTTCCCCCTGAAGTCACGCAGCGCGATGAGCAGGTCCCCGAAAAACCAGAGGAACGCCGTTGCCAGCGTGGCCGCAAGGATGGGCTGGAGCAGGTACACGTACGGCAGGATGCTCTCTCCGAACAGGAATTCGAGCAGCCAGGCCCCGGCCAGCGCCAGCGCAACCGAGCAGACGGCCGCCACGCCGACGATGCCGAGCGCCGTCCGCGCGAACAACTTCAGGAACCTCGCGCGCTTCCCGCCGAAATACAGCGCGGGGAACACATCGAGCAGGGGGCCGTACAGATAGTTCGCGCCCATCTGAACCACCAGCGCCAACGCCGCCACCGACGAGTAAACGCCCAAGGCGGCGTCCCCGGACAGGTACGACAGCATCTGCTTCGGAACGACGAACAGGGAGCCGGCCGCCAGAGCCGCAAGCGTGGCGGGAAAGGAGGTTTTCAGGAAGAAGAGCATCTTGTCGCCGGTGAACCTGATCCGCACCGGCTCGAACCGGGACGTGCGCGGGATATCCCAGAACACGAGGACCGAAAACGCGGCGACGCCCATGGCAACGATGGCCAGGTCGAGGTTCTGCGTGAGGTAGAACACCGCCGAGAAGGCCGCGAGCGTGGACACGCCCTGGAGGATGAACGACATCCCCGCGTAGTCGAGCCGCCGATGCTGCTGGTCGGTTCCGTGCAGCACGTCGATGACCAGGCCGACCGCCTTGAAGCAGTAGAACAGGGCGACGGTGGGCAGCGCGTACCACGAACAGGTGGCAGACGCGTAGACCATGCAGAGCACGAACGAGGCCGCCAGCATGACGATGCGGAATCCCAGGTATTCCGATAGATCGTTTTCCCTGTTCACATCTGAAATCTGGTAGGTTCCCATCTTGTAGTTCGCCAGCGTGCCGAACAATCCCACGACCGACATTGCAAGCGCCAGAAGACCCGCGGCGTCGTAACCGCCCGACGAGAGGCGCACGACCAGCACGGTCACCAACCACTGGCAGGCCAGGTAGGTAAGCGAGCCGACCGAGTTCCACAGCATGTTCCCCTTCATGGACAGGGGGGGTATCGTTTCGGGAGCGGGCGCGCTGCGCCGGATACGGGGCGCCCTCATCGCGGCAACCGATACGCTTCGGCTACGTGCACGGCCCGGCGATCCTCGGGAGGAACCTGCCTCCAGTCGCCGTAATGCAAGGTCAGAAGCTCCTCGTATCCCACCGGCGCCGAAAGCGCGCGACCTTCGAATGAAAGCTCGACCGCCGACGCGAACACCCGGTCGGGAACGGGGCGCGGCGGATACCCGTCGTCTACCAAGGCGGCCACGTACCCCGTATCCCGATCGCACGCGTCGCGGGCGACCTGGTCGATCAGGCGCGCGTACTTCACCGCATCGAGCCGATGGGCGATGGGGCACACGATGCGCTTGGCGGCCTTCGCCAGAAGCGACGAGCCCACGGAGGGGTCGGCCACGATGAACGACCTCGTCAGGGATAGGCGCGCGATGCGCTTGGACGCCCGCAGGTCCTCCGGGTCGACGCGGTCGAAGGGAAACACGTCGATCCACACCCCGGTGCGGATGTCCTTGCGCGCGAAGTCCTCTTTCACGAGCGTGGTCGTATCGACGATCTTCGCGAACGGGTACACCGAGCGCCCGTCGCGGTAGAACGCCACGGAGAACCGCTCGCTCGAGCGCCAGCGATCGAACCCGTCGACGAGGCGCTCGTAGTCCTCCCTCATCATGATGACGTCGATATCGTCATCCCAGGGGATGAAGCCTTCGTGTCGGGCGGCGCCCAACAGGGTCCCGTACCCCAAGTAGTATCGAATTCCCTGCTCAGAGCATACGCGTACGAACTCGTCCAAGATTTCGAGCTCGATGCCCTTCACCTCTTCGACACCCAACGGCTCCACGGTCCGCCTCCTACAGCTCTCGATCGCGCAGATCCCTCAGCGCGCGGTCCTGGGCGAGCTCGGCAACCTTCTTCTTCAGGCTGGACAGCTCCATGGTCGAATAGAACCCGCGCACCACCAGGATAGCGATAACGCACAGGAACACGAAATTAGAGGGGGACTCGATATCCAGCAAATCCGAGAAGAAGAACGCTATCTGCGGGAATACCGATAGGATGACCAGAGCCAATGCGAAGAAGAACCAAAACATCGCCTCGTCGACCTTCAGCTTCTCGTGGCGGATCTTGACGAGAATGAACGCGAACGTGAGGATGGCCCCCGTTACGAGCACGAAGACGAGCATATCTCCCCCTTCTTCCGAAACCACAGCACCAGCAGGATGGAGACGCCCATGCGCAGCATATAGGACACCGACTTCGTGAAGTTCAGGTAGCTCTCCCCGGCGATGCGCTCCCTCATCTCGACGGGAACCTCGCGCACCTCGAACCCGTTGCGCATGAGGTACGAAAGCGTGTCGGGTTCGGGCCCGAAATCGGAATCGCGCGCGAACAGGGGAACGACGCGGGCGCTGAACAGCCTCATGCCCGACGTCGGATCCTGGATCTTCTGCCCGGTGGTGAGCTTGATCATGGCCGTGATCAAGGTCGAGCCCATCATGCGCGCGGAAAGCGGTTTCCTGCAGTTCACGAAGCGGGATCCCACCACGATATCGGCGCCGGTGCTCTCGGCGCACGCAACGAGGTCGGAAACGTAGGCCGCCGAATGCTGCCCGTCGGCGTCGAACTGGATGACGTAGTCGTAGGCCTGTTCGTGCGCATACTTCATGCCCGCCTGAAACGCCCCGGTCAGACCGAGGTTGATGGGAAGCGACAGCATCCGATAGCCGCGCTCCCGGCAGATCGACGCGGTCGCATCGCGCGAACCGTCGTTGACCACCAGGTAGTCGATATCGGACGCGTGCGCCTTGAGGTCCTCGATGGCAGAGACGATGCTGCCTTCCTCGTTGTAGGCCGGCACCAGCGCCAGCACGCGTTTTCTCAAATCAGCCATACCCAACCTTACCAAACGACGGGCCCCGCCACCGAGGCGCGATCCGCTACCAGAACCATATGATGACGAACGCCAACGACAACGCATCCAGCGCAAGCACCGCGACCGCGAACAGATGGACCGGGGCCTCGCCTATCCGCCATCGCTTGAGGGAGAACAGCGAGGCGGCGCCCAGAAACACCGTGGGAATCAGGTAGCGGCCCTGAAAACCCCCGATCGGACCCGTCTCGCTGAGGTCGTCGAGCAGAAGCACCGTGAACAGTATGAGCTGCTCTGCGATGGCCAGAAGGAAAAACAGCAGCCTGTTGTGCCAGGGAAGCGACAGACGGCCGTCGAAGCTCGCCAGAAGCGCCACCGCCAGAACCGCAAGGTACGCGGCCCACGCAAGCGGGACGTGAGCGGCAGCCGGGTAGAGCGCGTCGCACGGCCAACCCAGGTTCTCGCCCGCGAACTGGCATATCGTCGGGATTCCGCGGTCTTGGACGGTTTCGGCGAACCGCTGGGCGAACACCGAGGGAGCCAGCCTGTGGGACGCCTCGTCCAGGATGCGCCCGTATCCGCTCGACAGAACGAACACGGCCGCGAACACGGCGAACCCCGCCATGGCAAACGGAACCCCCCAGCGTATCCAGCGCCTCTTGATCTGGGGGAGCAGGACCAGCGCCGCAGCGGTGAGGGGAAGGTAGATGTACTTGCACAGAAACACCAGCGAGAAGAAGAAGCCCAGCAGAGCCCACTGATGCCAGGGGATCCCTATGCGCCCCTCGGCGCGCAGTGCGATGACCTGCGCCAGGAAGCAGAGGATGGCGATGTTGCACAGGGCGTCGGCCGAGCACGACGCCTCCTGCTGCAACAGCATGGGATTCAGCAGGAACACCAGCGCGAACTGCTTTCCCGAGGGAAGGCGGCGGATGATCCACCACGCAGCCAGCGCGAACAGAGCCGCGTTCGACAGGCGCGCCAGGTAGATGAGCACGTAGGCGTTCAGCCCGAGGGCCTTGCCCGCCGACACCACCAGCGACGGGATCAGGTAGTTTACTTCCGAATAGGCCGCAACGGTGAAGTCCGTCTGCCTCAGCTGGGTGTAGTCGAAGGAAACGGCCAGCTCGCTGGCAAGCTGCTCGTAGTTTCCTATGAACGTGTAGACCTGATGCAGCTGGGCGGGAACGTTGAGGAACTCTTGACCCGCCCTGTTGTCGAACAGGCGATGGATATGGGTGAATTCGTCGGGCACCGCGTAGGGCATCATGAAGAAGGCGAAGCCGCCCAGAAGGACGGGGGCCAGAACGAGGAACAGATGCTCGGGGCTGGCGCGGTGCCGGTCGAACAGGCGCACGAACAGCACCAGCGCCACTCCGGCGCATGCGACGGCCAGACCGGTCGCAAAGGTGAGCCACCCATCGCGGTAATGGGCGCACAGCGCGCCCAGCAGCGCGGCCTCGCCGACGATCACGAAGGCGAAATAGAAACCGAAAAGAGCGATGCGCTCGGCACGCGCGCCCCCTCCCGTTTGCAATCCTCCCGACATGCCACCCGTCACTTGTCTATCCGTCGTCTTTCGATCCTCGATCGACTCCTACGCAAAAGACTTTACATGATACCATTAATCGTGTTTTTATCCATTCCACCCCTTGAAACCGAGACCGCAAGCCATGGACCGTCAACGCTGCATCTGCATGTTCTCCGCCCTGTACTCCCCGAACGTGGGCGGCGTGGAGTCGTATACAGAGCACCTGGCGCGCACCCTGGTCGAACGCGGCGTGCGCGTGATCACGGTCACCTCGAACACCCACGGGCTCGAAGCCCGCACGTCGGAAGCGGGCCTTGACATCGTGCGGCTCCCCTGCCGCAACCTGCTGGGCGGCCGCTACCCCGTTCCCCTCAAAAACGCCGAATACCGCCGGCTCATGAACTGGATCGAACGTCAGGCCATCGACTGCGTGGTGGTGCACGCCCGGTTCTATCCGCATTCGCTGGAGGGACTGGCCCTCGCCGACAGGATCGGCGCGAAAAGCATCGTGGTTGAGCATGGCTCGGCGCATCTGACCATGGGAAACGGGTTCATCGACCCGGCCGTGCGCGCGGTCGAGCACGCCATGGCCAAGCGCGTGGTCCGCTATCGGCCCGCATTCTTCGCCGTCTCCCGCAAAGCGAGCGCGTGGCTGGGCCATTTCGGTATCTCCTCGTCCGGAGAGCTTCCCAACGCCATCGACGCCGACGCGTTCGCCTCGTGCGCGAGCGATCGCGATTTCCCATCCGAGCTGCATCTTGAGGACGGCGCCTTCATCGCGGCGTTCGCCGGAAGGCTGGTGCCCGAAAAAGGCGCGCTCGCGCTGGCCCGAGCGGTCTCCCTACTCGAAGGGACCGACGCGCCCCCCGTGCATGCCCTGATCGCAGGGGCGGGGCCCGAAAGCAGCGCGATCGATGCGCTTGGCTGCAAACGCGTTCATACGCTGGGAAAACTGTCGCGCGAAGACCTGGCTGCCCTGCTGACCCAAGCGGATGCGATGGTCCTGCCCTCCCGCTCCGAAGGGTTCGCCACCGCTTTGCTCGAAGCCGCCGCCTGCAAGACGCCCGCGATCGTCACCGATGTGGGGGGCACCGACGAGCTGATCCCCGATCGGAGCTTCGGCACCCTGTTGCAAGACGCCCGACCCGAAACGGTGGCGCAGGCGCTGAGGGACGCCGCGACCGACCGGGCGCTTACCGCCTCCCAGGGAGCTGCCGTCTATCGGCGCGCGAAAGACCGATGCTCGTGGGACGAAACCGCCCGATTGCTCCTGGATGCCGTATACGGCCCGTCCGGAAGCGGGATCGGTCGGCGGAATCAGTAGTAGCGGAAGTACGCCGCGCAGCTGCCCTCGCTGGACACCATGCAGGGCCCCACGGGGTTTTCCGGCGTGCAGACCCTCCTGAACAAGGGGCACTCGTCGGGGCGCATGATGCCGCGCAGGATATCGCCGCAGCGGCACCCCTTCGGCTCACGCGTCTGCTCGACCTGGGGGCGCAGCTTCGATACGGCGTCGAACCCCGCGTAGCGCTCGCGCAGCCGGTACCCCGACCCCTCGATGGGTCCCAGACCGCGCCACGTCGCCGTGCACGTGTCGAACACCTCGTCGATGGCCGCCTTCGCCACGGGGTTGCCCTCGGGCATGACGCCGCGCGCGTACGCGATCTCGATCGCCGCGCGGCCTTCGTGCAGCTGGCGCATGATCATGGCGATGCCCTGGAGCATATCAACCGGCTCGAAACCGGTGATGACCCCGGGGATGCCGTATTTCTCGGCCAGGAACCGGTACGGCTCGGCACCGATGATGGTGCTCACGTGGCCAGGGAGGATGAGGGC is part of the Berryella intestinalis genome and harbors:
- a CDS encoding glycosyltransferase encodes the protein MRVLQVIGAMDRGGAETMIMNLYRAIDRDRIQFDFLVHEQRACDYDEEIADLGGSVFRELPRFTVANARAYRKACRGFLDRHPEHAIVHGHIGSSALIYLPEARRAGKIAIAHSHARHFPLSPTEALFRVLSLPVRFQADGFLACSLEAGIDRFGRAVVEGDRFSVLRNAIDVAAFQCDERGHAAVKDELGWADRVVVGHVGRFDPVKNHRFLIEAFARFRRRVPEALLVLVGRGALEDEVRAHAVQSGCADDVVFWGVTDDVARLQKAFDLFVFPSLSEGLAMSAIEAQAAGVPALLSTGVPELSVMDGRIATRLDLAQGPQAWADAMVCALEHPLERASGVQAVRAAGFDIVRTAAWLEEYYRRLAGESMEPTEDGRA
- a CDS encoding lipopolysaccharide biosynthesis protein, which codes for MKGNMLWNSVGSLTYLACQWLVTVLVVRLSSGGYDAAGLLALAMSVVGLFGTLANYKMGTYQISDVNRENDLSEYLGFRIVMLAASFVLCMVYASATCSWYALPTVALFYCFKAVGLVIDVLHGTDQQHRRLDYAGMSFILQGVSTLAAFSAVFYLTQNLDLAIVAMGVAAFSVLVFWDIPRTSRFEPVRIRFTGDKMLFFLKTSFPATLAALAAGSLFVVPKQMLSYLSGDAALGVYSSVAALALVVQMGANYLYGPLLDVFPALYFGGKRARFLKLFARTALGIVGVAAVCSVALALAGAWLLEFLFGESILPYVYLLQPILAATLATAFLWFFGDLLIALRDFRGNLIGNLVAFASVAAFSYPFVRIWDMNGVSFAGMAACALGAGVLLLFIVRKLRKFPAGSEEGR
- a CDS encoding LicD family protein, with protein sequence MEPLGVEEVKGIELEILDEFVRVCSEQGIRYYLGYGTLLGAARHEGFIPWDDDIDVIMMREDYERLVDGFDRWRSSERFSVAFYRDGRSVYPFAKIVDTTTLVKEDFARKDIRTGVWIDVFPFDRVDPEDLRASKRIARLSLTRSFIVADPSVGSSLLAKAAKRIVCPIAHRLDAVKYARLIDQVARDACDRDTGYVAALVDDGYPPRPVPDRVFASAVELSFEGRALSAPVGYEELLTLHYGDWRQVPPEDRRAVHVAEAYRLPR
- a CDS encoding DUF2304 domain-containing protein — translated: MLVFVLVTGAILTFAFILVKIRHEKLKVDEAMFWFFFALALVILSVFPQIAFFFSDLLDIESPSNFVFLCVIAILVVRGFYSTMELSSLKKKVAELAQDRALRDLRDREL
- a CDS encoding glycosyltransferase family 2 protein, whose amino-acid sequence is MADLRKRVLALVPAYNEEGSIVSAIEDLKAHASDIDYLVVNDGSRDATASICRERGYRMLSLPINLGLTGAFQAGMKYAHEQAYDYVIQFDADGQHSAAYVSDLVACAESTGADIVVGSRFVNCRKPLSARMMGSTLITAMIKLTTGQKIQDPTSGMRLFSARVVPLFARDSDFGPEPDTLSYLMRNGFEVREVPVEMRERIAGESYLNFTKSVSYMLRMGVSILLVLWFRKKGEICSSSCS
- a CDS encoding DUF2142 domain-containing protein, whose amino-acid sequence is MSGGLQTGGGARAERIALFGFYFAFVIVGEAALLGALCAHYRDGWLTFATGLAVACAGVALVLFVRLFDRHRASPEHLFLVLAPVLLGGFAFFMMPYAVPDEFTHIHRLFDNRAGQEFLNVPAQLHQVYTFIGNYEQLASELAVSFDYTQLRQTDFTVAAYSEVNYLIPSLVVSAGKALGLNAYVLIYLARLSNAALFALAAWWIIRRLPSGKQFALVFLLNPMLLQQEASCSADALCNIAILCFLAQVIALRAEGRIGIPWHQWALLGFFFSLVFLCKYIYLPLTAAALVLLPQIKRRWIRWGVPFAMAGFAVFAAVFVLSSGYGRILDEASHRLAPSVFAQRFAETVQDRGIPTICQFAGENLGWPCDALYPAAAHVPLAWAAYLAVLAVALLASFDGRLSLPWHNRLLFFLLAIAEQLILFTVLLLDDLSETGPIGGFQGRYLIPTVFLGAASLFSLKRWRIGEAPVHLFAVAVLALDALSLAFVIIWFW